Below is a window of Janthinobacterium lividum DNA.
TCGATTCCAGCTGCCACGTCGCCACGCGCGCAAAGCCGTGGCGCATGCCCGTGCCGCGTGCGCCGAACTGGGGAAAGATCACGGGCACGCCGCCACGGATGGCGCGGCTGCCATCGAGGCTGGATGCGCGGCTGCAGAACAGGCGCTCCTGGCCATCGCTGGTCTGCCACGAGACCAGGTGGCCGCCGTACAGGGTGACGGTCGCTTGCGCGCCATCGGCGGCGCGGATGGTCACGGCCGGCAGCTGGCCAAAAGTGCTGTTGCTCATGCGGGTGTCCATGTCAGGTCAGGCGGCTTTTCGCCAGCGGCGGATTCTTGGCAAAGTAATTCTTGATGCCCGTGACGATGGCGTCGGCCATCTGGTCCTGGTAGCCGTTGTCGGTCAGCTTGGCTTCTTCTTCCGGATTCGAGATGAAAGCCGTTTCGATCAGGATGGAGGGAATGTCCGGGGCTTTCAGCACGGCGAAGCCGGCCTGCTCGACGGAACCCTTGTGCAGGCGGTTGATGCCGCCGATTTCGCGCAGCACGGCCTTGCCCAGCTTCATGCTGTCATTGATCTGCGCCGTCGTCGACAGGTCAAGCAGCACGCTGGCCAGCTGCTTGTCGTGGTTCTTCACGTTCACGCCGCCGATCAGGTCGGCCTGGTTTTCCTTGTTGGCCAGCCAGCGTGCGGCCGTCGAGGTGGCGCCCTTTTCGGACAGCACGAAGACGGACGAGCCGCGCGCCGTCGGCTGGATGAACGCATCGGCGTGGATCGAGACGAACAGGTCGGCCTGCACCTTGCGCGCTTTTTCCACGCGCATGCCCAGCGGGACGAAGAAGTCGGCGTCGCGCGTGAGCATGACGCGCATGTTCGGTTGCAGTTCCAGCTTGGTCTTGAGGCGCTTGGCGATGGCCAGCACCACGTCTTTTTCACGGCTGCCCCGGCTGCCCATGGCGCCCGGGTCTTCGCCGCCATGGCCGGGATCGAGCGCGATGGTAATCATGCGCACCACTTTCTGGCCAGGCAACGGGCGCGCTTCGGGGCGCTGTTCCGGGCGGATATCGGGTACCGGCGGCACGATGGCGACCACTGGCGGGGCGACGGCCACAGGCGGCTTGCCGCTCTCGGGCAGGGGCAGCGCGGGCGGCGGCGTATGCGTGCCTGCCATCGGTGGCTTGGCCGGGTCGCTCGACCAGTCGCCCTTTTCGATCATTTGCGCGATCAGGTCCGGCTCGCGCACGGGATACAGGTCGAAGATCAAACGGTGGTTGTAGGAGCCGGCCGGCGGCAGGGTAAACAGCTGCGGCGTGACTTCCTCTTTCAGGTCGAACACCAGGCGCACCACGTTGGGTCGGTTCTGGCCCACGCGCACCTGCTTGATATACGGGTCGTTCGACTGGATCTTCGCCACCAGGCCCTTCAAGGTGGGATTGAGTTCCAGCCCTTCGATGTCAACCACCAGCCGTTCCGGGTCCTTGACGATGAAGTGGGTCGCCTTGAGGATGCTGTCGTTTTCCAGGGTGACGCGGGTGTAGTCCTCGGCCGGCCAGACACGCACGGCGAGAATTTGCGCCGCCATCGCCGACATGGGCGCGAACACGGACAACAGCAGGGTGCCGCCGGCCTTGAGTACCGTGCGCCGGGTGATGGGCGAGGAGATCAAAGGTTCGGGGCGAATTTGAGACGGTGAAGGCATGACAGACCCAATTCAGAAGACGCTTGCAATTCTACATCACGTCCTGTACCCGCAACGTTCAAATAAATATTCAGGTCGGCCGGCGGCAGCACCGGTTCGGCTTTCTCCGGCCATTCGACGATGCAGATATTGCGGCCGTCGAAGTCTTCGCGAAAACCGGCGTCGAGGAATTCCTCGGCGCTGCCCATGCGGTACAGGTCGAAGTGGATGACGTTGACGCCCTGGCCATCGAGCTGCACCGTGTACGGTTCGGACAAGGTGTAGGTGGGGCTTTTCACGTGGCCCGCATGGCCGGCCGCGTGCAGCAGGGCGCGCGTGAGGGCTGTCTTGCCGGCACCCAGGTCGCCGTGCAGGTAGATTGCCAGGCCCGGCGCCAGCGCGCGCGCCAGCGCGGCGCCCAGCGCGGCGGTACCGGCTTCGTCGTGGAGGTGGGCTTTGAAGTGTTCGGTCATTGTCGATTGGTGTGAGTAATATCGCATAAAATAGAGGCTGCCGTCATTGTAACCGCCCGCGCGCCTGCCGTTTTCCGTAAAGTCCCCTATGTCCGCCTCCGTCACCGATCTCGCCGTCCT
It encodes the following:
- a CDS encoding N-acetylmuramoyl-L-alanine amidase is translated as MPSPSQIRPEPLISSPITRRTVLKAGGTLLLSVFAPMSAMAAQILAVRVWPAEDYTRVTLENDSILKATHFIVKDPERLVVDIEGLELNPTLKGLVAKIQSNDPYIKQVRVGQNRPNVVRLVFDLKEEVTPQLFTLPPAGSYNHRLIFDLYPVREPDLIAQMIEKGDWSSDPAKPPMAGTHTPPPALPLPESGKPPVAVAPPVVAIVPPVPDIRPEQRPEARPLPGQKVVRMITIALDPGHGGEDPGAMGSRGSREKDVVLAIAKRLKTKLELQPNMRVMLTRDADFFVPLGMRVEKARKVQADLFVSIHADAFIQPTARGSSVFVLSEKGATSTAARWLANKENQADLIGGVNVKNHDKQLASVLLDLSTTAQINDSMKLGKAVLREIGGINRLHKGSVEQAGFAVLKAPDIPSILIETAFISNPEEEAKLTDNGYQDQMADAIVTGIKNYFAKNPPLAKSRLT
- the tsaE gene encoding tRNA (adenosine(37)-N6)-threonylcarbamoyltransferase complex ATPase subunit type 1 TsaE — its product is MTEHFKAHLHDEAGTAALGAALARALAPGLAIYLHGDLGAGKTALTRALLHAAGHAGHVKSPTYTLSEPYTVQLDGQGVNVIHFDLYRMGSAEEFLDAGFREDFDGRNICIVEWPEKAEPVLPPADLNIYLNVAGTGRDVELQASSELGLSCLHRLKFAPNL